One genomic window of Halobellus limi includes the following:
- the cobS gene encoding adenosylcobinamide-GDP ribazoletransferase, with protein MVLTAVRGALGFLTRLPVGGDADAWEAFRRTPVSIPLAGYVVGALAALPFLLPLPVPSVAALYLVTVVLLTGVTHADGLADLGDAAAVHGGVDAARRREVLKDSQTGVGGALAVSLALVTLGLGTLGLAGTLPRVAFALALAAEVGAKTGVALLVCTREAMHEGLGAALTEGATPTGLLPTVIAVLPVFAVASAAGAGYAGPLGAVLAPLGVAWLVGVWATGALGGINGDVLGAANELGRVVGVHAGVIVWTLW; from the coding sequence GTGGTTCTGACCGCGGTCCGCGGGGCGCTCGGGTTCCTCACTCGACTGCCGGTCGGCGGCGACGCGGACGCCTGGGAGGCGTTCCGGCGGACGCCCGTCTCGATCCCGCTCGCCGGCTACGTCGTCGGCGCGCTCGCCGCCCTGCCCTTCCTCCTCCCGCTGCCGGTCCCGAGCGTCGCCGCGCTCTACCTGGTGACGGTCGTCCTCCTCACCGGCGTCACGCACGCCGACGGACTTGCCGACCTCGGGGACGCCGCGGCGGTCCACGGCGGAGTCGACGCCGCGCGCCGACGGGAGGTCCTCAAGGACTCACAGACCGGCGTCGGCGGCGCGCTGGCCGTCTCGCTCGCGCTCGTGACGCTCGGCCTCGGAACGCTGGGGCTGGCGGGGACGCTCCCGCGCGTCGCGTTCGCGCTCGCGCTCGCCGCGGAGGTCGGAGCGAAAACCGGCGTCGCGCTGCTCGTCTGTACGCGGGAGGCGATGCACGAGGGCCTCGGCGCCGCGCTGACCGAGGGAGCGACGCCGACGGGGCTACTGCCCACCGTGATCGCCGTTCTCCCGGTGTTCGCCGTCGCCTCGGCGGCAGGTGCGGGCTACGCGGGACCGCTCGGCGCGGTGCTCGCGCCGCTCGGCGTCGCCTGGCTCGTCGGCGTCTGGGCGACGGGCGCGCTCGGCGGAATCAACGGCGACGTCCTCGGCGCGGCGAACGAACTCGGCCGCGTCGTGGGCGTGCACGCGGGGGTGATCGTATGGACGCTCTGGTGA